The Corynebacterium freiburgense region CGTGGGAAAATGCTTCCAAAAGTATGAGACCATCCCAAACCCCGCCTCAAACCACCCCAAAACTCCACCCAAGCCTCAGGCGAAACCCGCCCCAAACCCCCACCCCAAATCCAAAAGTGCGCTAGATCACAAAATCTAGCGCACTCTTGGTTTTACACTCTTGGTTTTACTTAGCTGCCGGATACACTCCATCCTCACCCAAGCGGGCGTCTGGGTCCAATAGCAATGCGATTTCTGCTTCGTGAGCTCCAATAGCTGGGAAGCGGCGGCCTTCAACCACAGTAAACAGGTCTATTTGGCCAACCATGCCAGCTTCCAACCGGCGGGCACCGGCGGCCAACCTGGTGTTCGCCTGGGATCGCCATTCTTCCACGTCGTAGCCAGCGGCTTCCAATGCGGCTTCGAACACACCAGGATGCGCCAGAACTACCACGGCAGCTACGTGGCCAAAGCCCAGGGAGGTGAGCACACCGGCTTTTACGTTTCCGGCACCTAGGGAAAGTGGTGCGCGGAGCCAGACCAGTGGTTCGGCTAGCGGCTGGATTAATGGGTCTACGCAGTCCAGGGCGGCGTTTTGGGGTAGGTCGCCGGAGGAGAGGACGTGGCATAGGCCTGCGATTTGGAAGAGTGCGGCGCCACCTTTGGCATGTCCGGTTAAGGACTTTTGGGAGATTACAAAGAGTGGGTTCGCGGAATCACGGCCCAGAGCGCGCCAGAGTCGGGTGTGCAGTTCGGACTCATTGGGGTCGTTGGCATTGGTGGAGGTGTCGTGTTTGCTGAGTACTCGCACGTCATCTGGGGTGAGGCCCAGGCCAGCCAGAGAACGAGCTAGTACAGAATTGGTGCCGCCACGTCCAGCTGCCAGGGCGCCGAGTCCTGGGGCTGGGATGGAGGTGTGCATTCCATCTGCATAGGACTGGGCGTGTGCTACTACACCGTAGACTGGTAAGCCTAGGCGGGCCGCGACGTCGCCACGCGCGATCAGGACGGTTCCGCCACCTTCAGCTTCGACGAATCCGCCGCGGCGTCGGTCGTTGGCGCGGGAGTAGAAGCGCTCGTTAATGCCCTTTGCGGCCAGGGCGGCAGACTCAGCGGTGGCGTTCATATCGCCGAAGCCGGTAAGGGACTCTACGGAGATATCGTCAATACCGCCAGTGACCACAAAATCAGCTTTGCCCAGACGGATCTTGTCCACGCCTTCTTCCAGAGAAACCGCAGCGGTGGCGCAGGCGGCGACTGGGTGGATCATTTGTCCATAGCCACCGACCAGGGACTGCATTACATGGGCAGCCACTACGTTTGGCAAGGCTTCCTGCAGGATATCGCTGGGTCGTTCTTCGCCGAGGAAGCGCGTCACAAACACCTTGTGCAGGGATTCCATGCCGCCGATGCCGGTGCCTTGGGTGGAGGACACGTCGGCTGGATGCACGGCCCGCAGTAGTTCAGCCGGGCTAAAGCCAGCGCTTAAGAAAGCATCTACAGCGGTGACCAGGTTCCATACGGCGATGCGGTCTAGTCCTTCGATCATGGTGCCGGGAATGCCCCATTTAGCTGGATCGAAGTCGGTTGGCATTTGTCCGCCAACAATGCGGGAAAGTGCAGCGCGTCGAGGCACCCGAGCGGTTGCGCCGCGCTTCTTTTGTACTTCCCATTCACCGTCTTCGGTTGGGTTAATGCTGGTGGTGGCGGGATCAGCGTCCAAGTAGTCGCGTGCCTCGGTTTCGGTGGGTACAACGAAGGTGATGTCCCGATCAAGGTAGACAGTGGCCACATCGATGGAACCTTCGTTTACCAATGTGTAGTCATCAACAAAGCGGCGGATACCGGCGCGGGCAACTACTTCATCGCGGAAGCGGTCGTAAATGTCTTCTTCGGCGACGGCGGTGCCGGAAGCATCGTACCAGCCTGGGGTTGGGTCGTCGGCCCAGTACACAAGGCCAGTCATCCAGGCGAGTTCTAGTACGCCGGCGGCGGTGAGGTCTACATCTCCGTCGCGTTTGATTCCGTATTCGGCCTGGGTGCGGGTGCGGCGTGAGCCCCACGAGGACACTTCGCCGAGGCCCACAATTACCACCATGTCTTCTAATGGTGTGGTTACTTTGCCGAGGTCAATGCCGCTTGCCTGTACCGGTACATTCAGGGATGGCAGTGCAGCGATTGTTACGGGTTTTTCAACCTCAGTGTCGCTTTCCGACGCCCGCTCCAGCGATGCCGCCAATTCCGGCAGCGATACCTTGGCATCAGCGAGTCCACCGGTAAAGTCTGCATCGATTGGTTGCTTAGAAGCTTGTTTACGGGCTTCTGGGGTGCATAGACCAAGTAGTTCCGTTGAGATTTCTTCTGGACTATACACATGGATGCCGTGCTTACGGACCAGCGGTACGAGCGGATCATTACCGCCCATAAGATTCGTGCCCGCAACCCAACCAATACGTGCTTGCGCTAGTGTGACGGAACTCGGCCAGCCTTGTTCGGCATGCCACTTGGCCAGGATGGCGTCGAATGCTGCTTTGACTTCGCCGTAGGCGCCATCACCACCGAAGACACCACGGTTTGGAGAACCAGGCAAGAGGATATGTGCGCGAGTTCCGCTGCCACGGGATGCCAATTCGGCTACGCCAGCGATGGTGCGCTCTACGCTCCATAGGAGGAGACGTGCTTGGTTCTCGGCATTCGGGCCAGCGTCTGCAAGGCTGCCGGAGACACGTGGTGCGGCGAATGGGAAGACCAGTGTTGGTACCAAGGCGGGCTTAGTAATTTGCACATCTTTACCTACGGTGACTTTTTGTTCTGCGCCAATCCAGTGGATAAGGGCATCAATATCACGGTAGGAGGACATATTCGCCGGGACAATCCATAGTTTCGCATGTGGAGATGCATGCTCGGCGTAGAGTTTGCGGGCGTATTCCTTGCGGGCATCGTCCACGCGGGAGGCGGTCATAATGACTGTTGCGCCACCGGAGAGGAGTTTTTCCACAAGAGCACTTGCAATGGAGCCAGGGGCGGCACCGGTGACCAGCGCAATATCGTCGGCCCAAGGTTCATCGGCAGGTTGAGCCGCCACGGTGGAAATCTGTTGGAGAAGCTCTGGATTGTCGGAATGATCAGCCCACCATGCGGCCTGTTGGGCCACAACATTGCCAGTTCCGGCGAAGCGTTCGACTGGTATTTCGGCTCCATTGGCTACGCGGGCGAGGTCTTCGCGAGCGCTGGCCCAACGGTCGTCAAACAAAACGGCGCGTTGTTCGTCAAAGCTAGGGGTGACCAGCTTCAACCATTGTGGTCCGAGTTCCGCCTCAACGGCTTCTACCAGGGCAGTATCTGTATTTGTTTCGGCCTCAGGGGGTGGTGCGGCTAGACCGAGCTGATCAAGAATAGTGCGTGCCATTCCAGCGAGGACACCATCAGGGCCGGTGACGGTATCGGCGTAGGCGTCAAGGGCTGCGGAATCAACAACACTGCCACCTGAGCCTTCGCCACCTCCGCCACCAAGGGAGACAGCAACATTATGTTGGGCTGCCACCTGGGCGACTGCGGCGTCGATAAGCGAATCGAGGGCACCACGCGAGCTTGGGTTTTCGGTCGGTAGGCTACCAATATTCCCGCCGCGTACGGATTCGCCCTCACGCGTGCCTAATACCAGTTCTGCCTCAATATGCGGGGTCCAGGATTGCGGCAATCCCCACGAGCCCGTAACACGCTCACCGATATACGTTGGCTTTTGCGACGCCCCGCCCGTCAATGTGCGCAGCCGGCCACGTACCACTTCCGTAAGTACTGGGCCAAATGCCGTATACCCTGGGGCGGCGGTAGCTACCCGGGACTTTAAAGTATCCACATCGGCTTCGGCGGCACCATCAATTGTGGGCACACCTAATTCTGCGGACATATCCATAAGCAGTTGGTTACGGCGAGACGAAACACCATTGGTCAAGGTTTCGGTGGTGTCCGTGCCAGCGATCTGATCCAGACGAACTTTATTTTGCACCGCAAAAAGGAACATAATGGCGTCCGCGGCAGTAAAAGGAAGTTCACCAGCGGCCTGAGAACCACCAGTCGGAGCAGGCGCAGGAACCGGAACAGCCTCAACCACTGGGGCTGACTCTGCAGCCGGAGCCACTGCCTCGGCTGGTGATTGAGCCTCGGCTGATGTTTGGGCATCGGCTGGCGCGGCTTCTGAGGTTTCCTCTTCTTCTGTTATCGGCGCTGGTGCGGATTTCGGATCGGCCAAATTTACGGCATCAGCATCGCGTTCAACATTGAATACCCGAACCTGTGCACCTGCATTCTTCGGGATTTCCAATGTGCGAACAGCCAGATTGGCCAAGGTTGGGGCAGAAGCCAAACCAACCTCAACAATGTGTTCGACCTGTGCTTGATTAATCAGCAGGTCTTGGGTTTCAATCCACCGAACTGGGGAGGCGAATTGCCAGCTTAAAAGCTCGATCATTAGGAGACGTGCAAGCTGGGATTCATCTTGGGTTTCAAATTCCCCGCTATCAAGCAGTTCGCGCAATGGTTTAGATGGGACTACGGCGCAGATTGCTTCGGCGAATTCCCGGTCGAGGGCGAATGGGCGCGCGACAAGGTTTGGAACGTACCGTCCTAGTAGTGCCGGAATATCCAATTCCTGTGGCAGTAGTTCGTCGAGTTTCGCGGCGAATGCTGGTACGCCAGGACGCAATACGCGTGAGTGGAATGGCACATCAATGCCTGGGATTTGCACATATGCGCGCTCTCCGCCGCGAGCGTGCGCGTCTGCGGCAAGGGCCTTTAAACCAGCGACAGTGCCTGCTACCGCATACTGTTGACCAGCCACATTGTAGTTTACGATCTCCAAAAATTCGCCGGAGCGTTCTGCAATATCTGCAACATAGCCAACAACTTGCGAATCATCCAGGCCAAACATATTCGGGCGTAGGGCGCCAAGGCGGTAATTGGAACGACCGGCGGCGTCGCGTTCCACTAGGGAGTGCATAGCTGAGCCACGGGAGAACACAATATCGATTACGGCTTCAAGGTCAAAGATATTTGCAAGGGAAGCCAAAGCGGTGTATTCGCCGAGCGAGTGTCCAGCGTATAGGGATCCTGGAACAATTGTGCCTGCTTCACGCAAACGCTCAGTCTGTCCATAAGCTACAACGGCAAGAGCAACTTGGGTGAATTGCGTCAAATACAACACACCCTTTGGATGACGGAATACGGTGTCTCCGACTTTCAGTTCGGTTGGATTATCGTCCACAACATGGACAATGGAGAACCCAAGATTGGCTTTGGTATGTGCGTCTGCGCGTTCCCATACGGCACGGGCGGCCGCTGATGCGGCACGGTCGCCAGCGGCCATACCTGGGGATTGAATGCCTTGGCCAGGGTAAATATAGGCAGTCTTTGGGGCGGCCAAAATAGCCTGGCCACGGGATACCACATTGCCATCAATTCGGCAGGTGACTTCTACTGCGGAAAGTGCGCCTTCGGCTGAGCGGCCAATGCGTTCGGCGGTGATTTCCACCTGATCCAGCAATTGCACCATGCCGTACATGGAATAGGTCCAGCTCACCAGGCGGGCACCCGCGCTGGCTAGGTGTTGTGCGGTAGCGGATAGCCACATGCCGTGTACAAGCGGAGCATGGAGACCTACAAGTTGCGCGGCATTAGTGGAGGTGTGAATTGGGTTGTAGTCACCGGACACCATCGCAAATGGGGTCATATCGGCGGGTGCGGTCACAATTGCTTGGCGGATAAAGTGGCGTGGAGTGTCCACAATATCAATGTCTTTTCCGCCCCAATCTGGTGCGGCTGATGGGGGTTGTGCACTGGTCACACGTCCACGAACGGCAAAGCGTTCTACCAGCCGGGCTACTATGGTGTCGTCGCATGTCAGCGTGAGGTTTACGGTGACAATGCGGCCGGATGCGGATTCTTCAAGTGGCGCAGTTTCGGCTTCCACATGGATAGTGCGGCCGTTAGCGAGTTCTTCGAGCGGTACCAAGAGCTCAACGCAGTGATCGAGATGGACAGCATTGAGCAGGCCTTCAATAACGGGGTAGCCATCTGGAAGATATGCCGAACCAAGTGCCGCATAGATGGCAGGCCAACATGGCCCAACGAGTGCATCGGCAGTGCCTTTATTTAGCGGAGCATCTGCCACTGGGATACCCGCGCCAGTTACGGCGGTGTGTTGGGTGAGTAGGTCTGCTGGGAAGGTAAAGGAATCGCGTTCAACACCGAATGCCGTTCCGTCCTTTGGTTCCACTTCTGGCAGTGCGGTAATGCTATCGCCTGCTGCGGATGTGGAGCCTACACCTGCTACGGCAGCGAGGAGACCATAGACCGCATCTGGGAGGGCATCATGTTCTACCACGGGGGATGCACCGGTGGCGGTATCTGCTGTGAGGGCAATAGGGATATCTACTTGGGTAACTACGTATGGGGTTTCACCTTCGTATTCGTCCCAAACAGAGTCTGCATGGATGCGGATCGTCCAAATATTGCCGTCTTCTACTGGCGGAATGATTTCTGCAGCTTCGGGGGACATTACGTGTGCTGGGTTATCAATTAAATGCCCGTGCCACACAATATGCGGAGCTTCGCGCAGGAGGGCCTCACCAGTTTTTACTTCGCCAAGGCGGGCGAATACTTTTGCGGGGGTGTGGTCGAGGGTTTCGGCGCAGGCTTGTTCGAAGCGGCCCAGGAGGTCAGCAACGGGTTCATCGATGCGGTCTATACCTGCTACGGATACTGGTCCGGGGATAACACGCACTGCGTCGGCTGGGTAGCGCTCGTCTTGGGATTGCCATAGTGTATCCAATCCCCACCAGCGGGCCAGGTCAGCGTCGATTGCGGGTACCCAAGGCATTGGTTTGTGGTGTTTGCGGTTGAGTCCGATAAACCAGGAGGCATCGCGCGCACCAACCTTAAGTTCGCGCGCCTGTGGATAGGCGTTTAGCAGCTTTTCGACGGCCGCGGGCCCGTCCATCGCATCATCAATGCTTGGGAAGAGTGTTTCAATCTCGCCATGATCTTGGGCAGAAAGGCGAGCTTCAATACGGTGCAGCAGATCAAAGAAACGGTCCGGCCAAGTGGGATCCGTCCATGGGTAGGCAAGATCCACAAAACGCTCAACCCATTCGGCATAGGTCATTTCCTGGACATCACCGAAGTATGGTTTTGCGGTTTTATTTAACGCGGCAATGATTTCATCGCGTCGGGCAGCCATTGCCTCGTCGCTTGGCTCAATCGAGGAAATAAGGCGCGAACATGCGGCGGAAGCATTATCCACTTCATACATATCCGCATGGAGGTGGGAAAGCCCAGAAGTTACGCCACCCTTTGAATCACCGCGACCTACCCAGCCTTCTGAAATACCAGGAGTGTCTTTGAGTAATTGCTTAACCTGCGGGGAAGTCTTTGCTTCCTTGGTGGTCATTGCTGCGGTACCAACCAAAATGCCGTCTACTGGCATTGCTGGTACATGGTATTTAGTTGACCAAGAACCAGTGAGATATTCAGTGGCTTTTTCTGGAGTGCCAATACCGCCACCAACACAAACCACAACATTTGGTTCCCTGCGGATTTCCGCGTAGGTGGCCAAGAGTAAATCATCTAGATTGACCCATGAGTGGTGCCCGCCAGCGTGGCCGTCTTCTACCTGCATAATAATGCTGGTTTCTGGGTTTGCGCGGGCAATTGTAAGCACTGCACGGATTTGCTCGACAGTGCCGGGTTTAAAGCTGATATACGGGAAGCCATCTTCATGGAGTTGGGCAATAAGCTCATTGGCTTCTTCGAGTTCAGGGATACCAGCAGAAATTGTCACACCGTTAATAGCGGTACCAGCGGCGCGCGAACGAGACACAATCCGCTGCACACCGAATTGCAGATTCCACATATACCGGTCGAAGAACATGGAGTTAAATTGCGCTGCGCGTCCTGGTTGCAATTGTGCGACCAGCCCGTCG contains the following coding sequences:
- a CDS encoding type I polyketide synthase, whose product is MMLSSLLPLHSFEHPALLFSGQASPWAKALEETEDPRLVPLLEQAERRIAPFARQRATTVPGADARLKDLITHPDAPSVIEIDSTPAVSVPGIVLKQIAAMWHLQNSGLDLSKTDFIGHSQGSLGVAAAYAINDEEKLIDVLAFALLLGTATTLGAQELGAQPGETWMLSVKNAPRDVVTQAVDQVAGAELALRNGYKKFVISGSPGNLTKVESLIEQAAAEHNSALDDKHTGGTRVEPQFHYLEVSAPFHHSAMQPAADQAAAWAKQLELDIDAQRLANDILVNHHDWPAELEKFLASTEVSHLLVTEAGHGLQRITTPLLEGTGITMVPAGTMEERDLLATPGAEIHQEETWERFAPKLVELPDGSIKVVTAFSRLTGYSPILLAGMTPTTVDPDIVAAAANKGFWAELAGGGQYSEEVFAKNRDGLVAQLQPGRAAQFNSMFFDRYMWNLQFGVQRIVSRSRAAGTAINGVTISAGIPELEEANELIAQLHEDGFPYISFKPGTVEQIRAVLTIARANPETSIIMQVEDGHAGGHHSWVNLDDLLLATYAEIRREPNVVVCVGGGIGTPEKATEYLTGSWSTKYHVPAMPVDGILVGTAAMTTKEAKTSPQVKQLLKDTPGISEGWVGRGDSKGGVTSGLSHLHADMYEVDNASAACSRLISSIEPSDEAMAARRDEIIAALNKTAKPYFGDVQEMTYAEWVERFVDLAYPWTDPTWPDRFFDLLHRIEARLSAQDHGEIETLFPSIDDAMDGPAAVEKLLNAYPQARELKVGARDASWFIGLNRKHHKPMPWVPAIDADLARWWGLDTLWQSQDERYPADAVRVIPGPVSVAGIDRIDEPVADLLGRFEQACAETLDHTPAKVFARLGEVKTGEALLREAPHIVWHGHLIDNPAHVMSPEAAEIIPPVEDGNIWTIRIHADSVWDEYEGETPYVVTQVDIPIALTADTATGASPVVEHDALPDAVYGLLAAVAGVGSTSAAGDSITALPEVEPKDGTAFGVERDSFTFPADLLTQHTAVTGAGIPVADAPLNKGTADALVGPCWPAIYAALGSAYLPDGYPVIEGLLNAVHLDHCVELLVPLEELANGRTIHVEAETAPLEESASGRIVTVNLTLTCDDTIVARLVERFAVRGRVTSAQPPSAAPDWGGKDIDIVDTPRHFIRQAIVTAPADMTPFAMVSGDYNPIHTSTNAAQLVGLHAPLVHGMWLSATAQHLASAGARLVSWTYSMYGMVQLLDQVEITAERIGRSAEGALSAVEVTCRIDGNVVSRGQAILAAPKTAYIYPGQGIQSPGMAAGDRAASAAARAVWERADAHTKANLGFSIVHVVDDNPTELKVGDTVFRHPKGVLYLTQFTQVALAVVAYGQTERLREAGTIVPGSLYAGHSLGEYTALASLANIFDLEAVIDIVFSRGSAMHSLVERDAAGRSNYRLGALRPNMFGLDDSQVVGYVADIAERSGEFLEIVNYNVAGQQYAVAGTVAGLKALAADAHARGGERAYVQIPGIDVPFHSRVLRPGVPAFAAKLDELLPQELDIPALLGRYVPNLVARPFALDREFAEAICAVVPSKPLRELLDSGEFETQDESQLARLLMIELLSWQFASPVRWIETQDLLINQAQVEHIVEVGLASAPTLANLAVRTLEIPKNAGAQVRVFNVERDADAVNLADPKSAPAPITEEEETSEAAPADAQTSAEAQSPAEAVAPAAESAPVVEAVPVPAPAPTGGSQAAGELPFTAADAIMFLFAVQNKVRLDQIAGTDTTETLTNGVSSRRNQLLMDMSAELGVPTIDGAAEADVDTLKSRVATAAPGYTAFGPVLTEVVRGRLRTLTGGASQKPTYIGERVTGSWGLPQSWTPHIEAELVLGTREGESVRGGNIGSLPTENPSSRGALDSLIDAAVAQVAAQHNVAVSLGGGGGEGSGGSVVDSAALDAYADTVTGPDGVLAGMARTILDQLGLAAPPPEAETNTDTALVEAVEAELGPQWLKLVTPSFDEQRAVLFDDRWASAREDLARVANGAEIPVERFAGTGNVVAQQAAWWADHSDNPELLQQISTVAAQPADEPWADDIALVTGAAPGSIASALVEKLLSGGATVIMTASRVDDARKEYARKLYAEHASPHAKLWIVPANMSSYRDIDALIHWIGAEQKVTVGKDVQITKPALVPTLVFPFAAPRVSGSLADAGPNAENQARLLLWSVERTIAGVAELASRGSGTRAHILLPGSPNRGVFGGDGAYGEVKAAFDAILAKWHAEQGWPSSVTLAQARIGWVAGTNLMGGNDPLVPLVRKHGIHVYSPEEISTELLGLCTPEARKQASKQPIDADFTGGLADAKVSLPELAASLERASESDTEVEKPVTIAALPSLNVPVQASGIDLGKVTTPLEDMVVIVGLGEVSSWGSRRTRTQAEYGIKRDGDVDLTAAGVLELAWMTGLVYWADDPTPGWYDASGTAVAEEDIYDRFRDEVVARAGIRRFVDDYTLVNEGSIDVATVYLDRDITFVVPTETEARDYLDADPATTSINPTEDGEWEVQKKRGATARVPRRAALSRIVGGQMPTDFDPAKWGIPGTMIEGLDRIAVWNLVTAVDAFLSAGFSPAELLRAVHPADVSSTQGTGIGGMESLHKVFVTRFLGEERPSDILQEALPNVVAAHVMQSLVGGYGQMIHPVAACATAAVSLEEGVDKIRLGKADFVVTGGIDDISVESLTGFGDMNATAESAALAAKGINERFYSRANDRRRGGFVEAEGGGTVLIARGDVAARLGLPVYGVVAHAQSYADGMHTSIPAPGLGALAAGRGGTNSVLARSLAGLGLTPDDVRVLSKHDTSTNANDPNESELHTRLWRALGRDSANPLFVISQKSLTGHAKGGAALFQIAGLCHVLSSGDLPQNAALDCVDPLIQPLAEPLVWLRAPLSLGAGNVKAGVLTSLGFGHVAAVVVLAHPGVFEAALEAAGYDVEEWRSQANTRLAAGARRLEAGMVGQIDLFTVVEGRRFPAIGAHEAEIALLLDPDARLGEDGVYPAAK